Within the Arachis duranensis cultivar V14167 chromosome 10, aradu.V14167.gnm2.J7QH, whole genome shotgun sequence genome, the region CTCGGAGTTCTATCTGGAGGACTACAATGGGAAAATCGGGATCTTAGGGATTACTATGGGTATTTGCTTGAATATCAGGGACGACTATGGGTATTTACTCGAGCAATCAATTCGGTCATATGACTGAGTCACTGAATCACTGGTTCAACCGATGAATCACAGATTGAACTGAATAACCCgataacattaaaaaataaaaacataaatcatATTAGCCAACAAATTACctaattaaaagtaattaatatcCCATCATATTAATTAGACTTCTCTATATTCTCATTAGCATATCAATTATCAGTTATGTATTcttgataatattttatatatggcTGATACTACCTCCATTAAAAAAAGGGACATGAGGCAATATGGAAATAacatggattttttttaaataaataaaatatatattataattactaATATACGTATTTTTTAGAGTATTTACGTTTTTCTACACTAAATCttagtataaacgagataaataTGACCACATTTATGAGATAAAGCACGCATACATCTCCACATATCACGTTTATAAATGTGTTGTGAAACGTACTCTCGTTTATCGTGTAAACAAAATATAGCTatacttatctcgtttacactgtaaacgaaataagGCTTAATGGCGCCAATAAATAGAACTCGTTGACTGCATTCCTAACCCCACTCATTATTGACGTCTCTCtcatttctctctttctctagcCATTTTATTGATATTTCTGACTTCTGTGGATGTTATGGCACATAATCCTGATATCATCCACTTAAAGGCTAGCCGGCACATTATGGGAGCCATCGATACTAGCATCCTATACCCAAATTCTACTAACCTATTTTCACTTCAACGTTACCAAGAACTACTGATATATTGGAGTCGATACAAGTATCAAAACAAACCCTCTTGCACTTTCTATTAGTCTTTCCCAGATTAGAAGCTTGTTGCTTCTCCCGTGATTGATTTCTAATTATCTATTTGAATCAACATTGATTCCCTCAATTGAATCATGTTGTTCCACAACCTGTTCTTGAGCGGCTTTTTTTCTCATCTTCCTGTTTCTCTTCTTGTACTTCTTTGTCCCATTTATATCACCAGAATTACTAAATGGTGAAGTTACACTGCACATCAGACAATCTAATTCCTTTTTGTGAATTCTGAAGTTTAGTATTTTCAGCATAATCACTGTATTTATTTCTTTCAAGCTCTTTTAAGGCTTCCAGCAAATCTTCTTGATTTTTGCTGATCACACCGGCAAATCTAATTCCTAAATTTATGTATGAATAACCCGGGGCTCCAATTCTCTCCTTACCTGCAATTTGACAGGACTAGAAAATAATTCAAGAGAGCAGGCCTTTGTGTCCACTCAAACAGCTCACTATTAAAGAGATCAAAAGAGGTTTTATTTTGCACCTCATCCTACATGAAAATAGTAAGAAGCCAAGAAATAAAATCTGTAATTTATTATAAGTCTCTTCTAAAGTAATCTGATTTTAACCATGAAAACTCAATTTCCAAATTTTGTTCTGAGTGACTTCAATAACGTTTATCACCAACTAAGGGTGTGTTTGTGAAACACGTTGGAGAGCATAAAAGTGTGTTTCAATGTTTTGAACGCTGTTCTTTGATATTTAGCAACTTTTCTTCTCTGAACGCCAACATAATTCTGCATCCCAAAAGTTCGTTCACTAGAAGCAAGAAATTGTAGCTTCTGCGTTTACTCAAGGTACGTTTAGGTtcgttattaattattattggtttttccataattttttctaaataaatactgagaatattaaaacaattattctaatttttgtgcattgtttactattttaattttttataatatgtattattgttCCTATtagaaatgataaattaaataaaaaattaattataaataataataaaaatataatttgtaaaaaattagaacctaaaataataataaaaataagattattaAGAATACTTAAAAAAgtactaaaatatataaaaaaaatacttataaaaattttaactaatattatccaaacaatatttattttattaaaatcaattttactaaaaattgccaaacataaatcacattgACACAAACTCACTACTACCCAAAATCAATTCTATAAAATCACTTTCAATCAAACTCCAATTTGTCCAACGTAAATCTAAACACACAGCAAGTAGGTGAACAGTTTAAACCATGAGACTGGGAAGTGATTTTCATCAGCCATATAAAACAAACAgttactgaaaaaaaaaaaaagggtgtACAATTTCATAGTTTATGACGACGTATTCAGTTGCTATAACAACCCATTACTTACTGATAATGTCAGTTAGTCGGATTTTCATCATCATAGTCCTTGGGATCACTGAATGAAGGAGGGCTTGGTGTTGGGCTTTCATCTATAAGCTTTTCCCCGAAAGTTTGCTGACTTAAATTCTCAACACCTTCCTCCTCTCTTAACCAAAAGAAAGGTGAAAGAACAGGTACATCTATTTCACTTTGGAGAGGGTTTTCATTTGCAGTATCAGtatccttttcttttccctcttttttAGTTTCACAGAGGGAGTCTTCGGAGCTTGAATTTTTTAATGGAGTTTCGGAAAGAGGATCTTGTGGCACCTGAACCCTTTTCTAGCTGGAAGAGAAGGTTTTGCAGTGTCAGGAACATTCTTCTTCCCTGACACAttgtttttgagggttttccttttctgagCAGGGTTTCGATGACTTCGAGTAGCATCCTCTCTACCACAGTCAGCATCAGCTTGACATTGCGTTTCTTCATCTGCCAGGTAACTAAATGTCAGTAAAGTATAAAAAGGAGGATATAAATGCATATACTTGAAAGCATATTCCTATATTTGAAACAAAGCTAGAACTTGAACCTATAAACCCACAGGCAAATTAGCTTGCAACTAAAAGATAGCACAGGCATATGCTTATTACAACACATCAAATCAATAAAATAGTGCATAATGCAAATAAAAACTTGAACACAAGTCATAATAATTTGGAAGTAGGTGAAGTTATACATAGACAAAAACAGATGGGAAAAGCTAACCTGGAAACTTAGAGTGATGCGGATTCTGGGTGAGGAATAAGTTCATACCAGAAGAGCGTTCCATTCTTTTGTAAATGTTGACCAAGTTGAGCGAACGAGGACTAGGACGAATCTCTTCAGACAAAATAACCAAAATTACTAAAAGAACCTTTAAGATAAAGAAAGGAGGTAAGAGGAGGAGGGGTACCTCGAGGGAAGAAGGGTAGTTTATAGACAGGGCAATCAGAAGACAACTTCATAGACTTGACGATACAAAAGCTGAAACCACCAAAATTGAATAACAAACACATAAGAATGCTTCATTTCGGATTTTGTATAACGAataacaagaagaagaatactTACTTGCAGAAGACATGGCTGCATGGGAGACTAGCCGGAGAATTCAGCAAACTTAAACTTCACAGATCATACAAAACAAcgaaaagaaattaattaattaattaattgtactATGAGGATTATTAGCATAAGATTAGAAAGAGAGTGTGTGAATACCAAATGGGGCACTGGAGTTCTCTTCCCATTTCCTCCAGATCCTACGATTCGCCATTGTTATACTCGATTGACACATCAAAGAAGGGCGAAAACGATTCTGATTCTATTCAGTTTATATCGAAAGAGAGTTCAGAATATTTGTGCTTCAAATAAATAGTTTTGCAgcgatttttattatttgaatttgaaggtgtGCCAACTCATTTCCTTCGCGCCTCTGTTTTGCAGTGCAAGCTTAAGAGTTCACAAATTTATGGTTTGATTCCATCCTTTAAGCTATTTCACCTAAAATTATCAAATAGTGTTTAACTTTCATTACATCCAATATTACCAGTAATCTTTACATGAACATGAACCACCTCTAAAATGGTGGAACCTACTACGATCCCTGATAACAATCTCTCTACCATAAACCTTTGATATGAGTTTTATAGCCATATGACAATCTGCACAAACCCTCAAGTTCTTCATGACCCTAATTGGGGTCCCTGGTGGTGTATTTAGGATCATAAAAGCGATTGCCACCTTTTCACTGTGATAAGACAAAGCTTGctccttctcctcttcctctatGTCTGCAAGTACATTTGCAGTGTGAGGAACATAACCTTCTAACTTCAGCAACTCTGTGATTTTCTCTAACAGTGCATATACATCCTTACTCTGAGGATGAGACCTGTCGCCCATAGTAAACTCATAAACCCGATTTCCCAACTCCACCATGCTATAGCCAGGTGTTTTCCTAACACCATCCTCTAGCATTGATCTTCTTACTGTCTGTACATCCGACCAACGGTGTTCGGCCGCATAAATATTCGAGAGAAGCACATAGTCCCCGCTATGTTTAGGCTCTAACTTCAAAAGGTGTGATCTAGCTATCTCCCCTAGGCCTAAATGACCATGGATTGTGCATGCTCCCAATAAGGTCCTCCAAATAACAGAATTTGGCTGCATTGGCATGTTCTGAATATATTCATATGCTTGTTTCACTAAACCTGCCCTACTCAGCAGGTCCACCATGCAGCCATAGTGTTCTATCCTTGGCATGATTCCATATTCATCGTTCATCCTTCTAAAGTAATTAAACCCTTCATTCAACATTCCACAGTGGCTGcaagcatacaagacaccaacAAAAGTAATCTCACTAGGCTTAACTCTTTGTTCTTCCATCTCTTTGAAAAACTCAAGTGCTTCCTCCCCAAAGCCATTCACTGCCAAGCCAACAATCAAAGAAGTAAAAGAAACCACATTCCTTTCTCTCATCTCGCCAAAAACTTGTTTCGCCTCCCTGATGCTCCCACACTTGGCATAAAAGTCCAGCAGTGAATTGTTCACATGCATGTTCTCTGTCAATCCTACCTTCAACAAGAACACATGTACCCTACGTCCTAATTCTAGAGCTCCAAGTTCAGCACAAGCAGATAAAAGGCTAACCATAGTGAACCCATCCGGCTCCAGTCCCTTCGTGTTCATCTCCCTGAATAGTGTCAAGGCCTCACTAGGCCTGCCATTAAGAGCAAACCCATTAATCACAGAATTCCAAGCCACAAGATCTCTTTCCACCATTGACTCAAACACCTTGTGTGCGCTTTCTGTGTCGCCGCAAACAGCATACATGTGAAGCAAACCGTTCTGAACAAACATCAAAGACCCAAACCCTTTTCTCACTGTAACTGAATGTATAGCTTCCCCTTCTCTAACATTCAAAGACTTGGCAACAGCCTTGAGAAGAAAAGGGTAAGTGTGAGTGTCAGGCTCAACACAAGACACCGACATTTTACGGTAGAAATGAAGTGCAGGACTTGGGTCATCACTTTCAGCATAACCCCTTATCATGGTGTTCCAAGTGAACACATTTGGGTCATGCAATACAGCAAACACATGGTAGGCATAAGACATGGGTGCAGAGAGggatacaatagtaaaaatgaGATGCTTGCCCATGTCAGGGTTGTGGAGTGGGACACCATGCCTAAGTGAGTATCCATGGATTTGCCTTAGTTTGGATATGGAAGATGCCCAAAACTGCAATAGAGCAATGCATTTTGTGACAATATGGGGTACTGGGTTCTGTGTGgcagttgatgatgatgataagaagGTTGAGGAACATAGGTGAATTTTGGGGTTCAACGGCTGAGATGTGTGCACCAATGAGGAGAGCTTTGAGTATAGTCTCATGTTACATCGTACGATACCACAACATGCTAAGGATTTGATATGTTAATGTTCGCTTAGATCGAGTCTATATTGTGCAATGTGTAATCTGAATATAGTGCTGCCTCTTTTTTCTCCCTTGGAAAGGATCCACTCCCTTTTAAAAGAATACAAAATAGTGAAAATACAGACGTAGTTTTTTATGGCATAATAATAGTCTTATatggcatatatatatatttgaagatgaaaatttcaaaattgaaGCAAAATGGCATAAGATTATATAATTCGAGTTATTAAGCAGTTGAGCATATGACATATTTTCACACTAATAATCATAAGTTGAATAAGAAATATAAGACACTGGATTAcactttcaataaaaaaaatttatatcacaATTTCATATCTTCCACATCATTATTGACCAGCAAAATAAGGATCAATAACTTTACAATCAAGTAATAAATATAGACATATTAAAACTCCAAACAATAATTTTGACAAAGATACAAGTATTTTGAACAGAACTTTTTCAGAGCACGCAATATTTATTGGCAGAAGAGTtggcataaaataaaataaaagaagcaaAGTCAATCAAATATTTCCCACAGTCGACGAAGGAGGATGATCAAAGGTCTCCCAGTTGGTTGTACCAACAACATGCTTTATTCTTGCATTAGATATCTTAAGTGCATCCAATGTTTCATCacatttctgcactttcttttcttgaaaatatgTAACCATCAAATTTAGCATATAACTCATCATTCCTCTTGAACTTGTGTGATAATAAAGAATGGAATTAAATACCTGAACACTTTTTTGTGCAGAAACATCTCCTGTTGAAATGCTTTTTAACTTGATTGCTTGTCTCGCAAACATCTCAATTAGTGTCGAAATCTGAGTCCCCATTCGAAATGGACTTGTCAATTGCAGACACCTCTATAGATCAGGGAAACAGAAACAAATTGAGTTATATGTGTGTTCATTATGCATTAATGAGAGGAACTTATTATAGGGGGTTGTGCTctctataaattttaatatagcctaatcaaatcaaaataaacatACAATGAAGACCATTAAACGTCTTAACCTACATAATTTGTGAGCATAATTCAACTGCCCTGTGTCCACCAAATTACGAAAGAGTTGCATAGGTATGTATCTGTTGTGCGAGGTGGTCGAGTTGGAGGATAATATCGTTGATTGCGCCAGTCGCAGTCTGAATCTTAGCGTTCCTACGCATCTGTATGAATCTGCGTTGGATGCTCGAAAGGTCTTCAATCAGAACCAAGTTTGATCTGTCTTTCACTCCGCAAATGTCTAAGTACTCTccgttctctctctctcttcctctgtACACCAAGCTCTGTTCATCAACCTGCAACCCCGTTTCCACGCTCAGAATCTTCACCTCGAGGAAACTGCTCATGCAACTCACACTGATCTCATACCTCAATCCACCGTAAGCAATTCGAAGCCTCAACTTCGGTGTCGGAGCATCATCGCTCCTTTTCTACACCAACATTCTGAAATCCTAACACATTCCCCCGGGCCTCACCTCCCACTCTGTCTCTTCATTCCTACTCCTAACACCATCGCCATGCACATTCACTTTCTTTCTCaccattttttaaattcttaactTTCGCGGCAAAACAACAAAATATCTGAATTGAATCAATGAGTGAAGTTGCCGACAGAAACAAGTTTGTAAATGGTTTTATGGTTGGGTTTTATATCTAACAAGTGGGGAATTTATGTGTGGCATTTGGATTTGGGTATGATGTGATTTTGAATGCGGGAGAGCCAATCCTAGCCGTTGGTGGGATCAAGGTCAAGAGATCTTAGGCCATTTCCGTGATGGGGACATGTGATGTTAAGATTTGTTAATAGGATCTAACAACTTGCAGTCAAGTTATTATAACGAATGAAAGTGATTAACTTCTTGAATAAAGAGAAATATTCTTAGGTCCTAAGAAATACCTTCCTTCTATTTTATCAAATGAATTTATGTTGGAAGAGTATATTACTAGACAAGAATCAATTAGTGACACTTCTACCATTTAGTAACGACAAAGCAGTGTGTCAGCAATAATAATCTGTTGAGAGAGGTGCTTTGTTTGAAGATGGATGGCTGCTAAATTAGGGTTCAAACGGAAATTGTGTTTGACATGTCTGTTGAAAAATGATATGATAAGCTACCATTGAGATAATCCACAAAAACATGAAGGAAACTCTAACCCTACTAGTCTGAAATCTCTCCATAAGTAAAGATACGATACAATATTATCCGACACAAGTGGTCAAAATATTGAGCCAAGATCTATTTGcatcctttttttttctattttaggaCCTTATCCATTTTTGGAGGCAATGTACCAAAGTCCAAGACAGGGCCACAGGGTAGCAACTAGCAAGAGCCCCCTCGTTAGCAAAGCCTAAAAGAACttcgagaaaaaaaaaacgcacAAACACAtgcttttatgtgattttaCCTGCCAAATCAAgcatattcaaaaaaaatcgtTACACATTAATATCCTCTCTGAAATTTCGGACAGCAAAATTGAATCCTCTTCGTCCTATTTCATCTCCACTTAACAACAACCTATGAGTATATTTGATCAACCCAACAAAGTGGCATCCAAACCCCAACAACTACAATCAAGTTATGTAGCTCTATAATCAAGGAAAAGACGTAGCTTTTGTATAAGCATCTCACGGGTACCAAAAGCTGGTTTCCCATTGGTGATCCAGTCCTTCTCAAGAAGGCTTGCTTTAGCACCAGCTAACATCTCATCATGGAATGCTGATACTATTTGGTATATTGAAGTCCTTAGAACATCAGCAATAACATAAGCTTTTGAGTTTACTGGGCCACTTCTTCTTTTACCAGATGAAACATCCACCCTTCCACCGTTCATTGTTGCCCATCTGATACCGGCAGGTCCCAATAGCTGGTGCGGGGACTGCAGGTTTGTTTTCTTTCCCATGAAATTTTCAACAGCTAGAAGACAGGATATCAACGTTGAAATTACGGCAGCATTACTCCCAGAGAGCTGAGCAACCCCAAACTTATCTTCTTTGCGTGAACAGGCAGTCAGTGAGGCAACAGACCTTGAACACCACGTGTAAAGCTGCATATAAGTAACACAAGGTCTTAATAGGTCACGTGCAAATTCACAATGCTGAGTTAAGTGAACTTTGTTACTAGCGGCCATGATTAGTGATTACTAGGAATGGCAACTGATGACAATGGTCATTTGTGCACATTTACACACCCAAAACAAAAACATGAAATGGTTGTGCACTCATGCTATCCACCTTTAACCACTTGCAATATCCTTATCAATTTTGGCAGAATGGCAGGTAGATCGCTAATAATGATCAGACTTTTGTGGAGTCAAGTCACAAATCGTCAAAATCCTATTTCTATGCAATTCTAAAGTGGCACATGTCTCTTTACACCTCTTTCCAAAACTGTGTATGTTGGCTCCACAACTTCTAAATAAGTTTCAACTTTCAACCATACTAGATAAAAACTGAAGATAAAGTAAAGAGGGCCAACAAACACTGTAACATTGTGAATGCGCCAGGCATATACAATCCAAGATTCCTGACTTTTAAGGTTTTTGTTACTTAAGTTTAAAAATTCAGTGTAATCACAAGAACTGCCAAAACTTTCTagttaaacaaagaaaaagttaaATGAACTAGCAAATCTTTCTAGTTGTACCAAAAAGACAAAGTTAGTTAGCTACAAGTAAACAATATAAATATAGTTAGATATGCCCATACCTGGAGAAGCTGCAATTGTTCTAAGCACTTTGAATCAAGTCGTGGATCAGTTGGAGAGGATAACTGATTCGATAGCTGTGCAGGTTTGTCAACAGAATTTCCCATGCCTTCACTAAATATTGTGGCAAGTTGCTCCAGTGGCTTCAAGCACACAGCGATTACTCTTTTGTAAGTCTcaccagtttcttcaaaaaatgCTGCACGCCTCCAAGTGTCAACATTTTTTTCGCATACCATACAGAGATCAAGATACGCAAGATAGCGTAGAAGAGATGTTGGATCACTCTCCTCCAAAGCTAAAAGGAGATGTTCACAACAGAAAATTCAATCAGTAAGCAATAACGTTTTCCTTAATAAAAAAGACCCAGAATTCTATAACTAGTCACTAGTTCAAGGATACATATATACAGAGCTGATTACAAGTTTTTTAGAGGACAGAGTAATGCATGGCTGCTTTCAGAGTTATTTCTTTATTAATATATCACATATATTTAGTCATGAGTCACTGTGCATCTtataattttctgcaattcctGCATTACACAGTGAGAAGACACGACTTACATGAATGTGTGCAACTGTTTGAGTCAATAAAACATCTCAGATATAATGCTAAAATATGCTGCGTAGATCAGAATCCAATTCTAATATAGAAGAGAGATCCTAAATATCATATCTGAAGAGATATTATACATATCATGATGCTGGCACAGCATATTACTGACAAACACAAACTAGTTGAGACAAATGtgcaaatacaataatattggGTTCATTAACGAAACAAAGTTACGCATCTAAATGACTAAAACCAAATGaattactaatatttataaGTAACTTGAAACAGTTAACATATACATAAGAAGCATGTTGCAGAAACCAACCCGGTGCAAGTGATGAGTCAATTCCCAACAGAAGAAGATAGCAAAAGTGGCAATAGAAAAGACGATCTGCTCGGTGAAGTATCTCTGTAGTGAAATGATGTACTTAAATGGATGTGGGAGAAGCTCTAATAAAATAGCTGAGAAGACGGAAGCCACAATGGAAAGCTTGAGAGCGCGCCTACCAGCCGAAGGAACTCCCATTTTGAAGCTGAAGTAAGGTGGCCGCTGCACAATCAAAAGCAGTTATAGACAGAAACGCATTAAGAAGCTTTAAGTGAGGGAGACAGAGATAGAGAAAGTGACCTGAATGATGGGAAACTCCAAAACCCATCGACGCTTCAAAACGTAATGCAAACCAAAAAGTAAACCAACGAAGAAACCCCTCAACCCGACCCTTCCAATCACCCAAAAGCCCTCACCAATGGC harbors:
- the LOC107469181 gene encoding BAG family molecular chaperone regulator 1-like; its protein translation is MVRKKVNVHGDGVRSRNEETEWEKRSDDAPTPKLRLRIAYGGLRYEISVSCMSSFLEVKILSVETGLQVDEQSLVYRGRERENGEYLDICGVKDRSNLVLIEDLSSIQRRFIQMRRNAKIQTATGAINDIILQLDHLAQQIHTYATLS
- the LOC107469179 gene encoding uncharacterized protein LOC107469179, coding for CEHLLLALEESDPTSLLRYLAYLDLCMVCEKNVDTWRRAAFFEETGETYKRVIAVCLKPLEQLATIFSEGMGNSVDKPAQLSNQLSSPTDPRLDSKCLEQLQLLQLYTWCSRSVASLTACSRKEDKFGVAQLSGSNAAVISTLISCLLAVENFMGKKTNLQSPHQLLGPAGIRWATMNGGRVDVSSGKRRSGPVNSKAYVIADVLRTSIYQIVSAFHDEMLAGAKASLLEKDWITNGKPAFGTREMLIQKLRLFLDYRAT
- the LOC107469198 gene encoding pentatricopeptide repeat-containing protein At4g21065-like, with the protein product MRLYSKLSSLVHTSQPLNPKIHLCSSTFLSSSSTATQNPVPHIVTKCIALLQFWASSISKLRQIHGYSLRHGVPLHNPDMGKHLIFTIVSLSAPMSYAYHVFAVLHDPNVFTWNTMIRGYAESDDPSPALHFYRKMSVSCVEPDTHTYPFLLKAVAKSLNVREGEAIHSVTVRKGFGSLMFVQNGLLHMYAVCGDTESAHKVFESMVERDLVAWNSVINGFALNGRPSEALTLFREMNTKGLEPDGFTMVSLLSACAELGALELGRRVHVFLLKVGLTENMHVNNSLLDFYAKCGSIREAKQVFGEMRERNVVSFTSLIVGLAVNGFGEEALEFFKEMEEQRVKPSEITFVGVLYACSHCGMLNEGFNYFRRMNDEYGIMPRIEHYGCMVDLLSRAGLVKQAYEYIQNMPMQPNSVIWRTLLGACTIHGHLGLGEIARSHLLKLEPKHSGDYVLLSNIYAAEHRWSDVQTVRRSMLEDGVRKTPGYSMVELGNRVYEFTMGDRSHPQSKDVYALLEKITELLKLEGYVPHTANVLADIEEEEKEQALSYHSEKVAIAFMILNTPPGTPIRVMKNLRVCADCHMAIKLISKVYGREIVIRDRSRFHHFRGGSCSCKDYW